Proteins from one Mesorhizobium sp. M9A.F.Ca.ET.002.03.1.2 genomic window:
- a CDS encoding L,D-transpeptidase: protein MKRFLFPLLGAAAVLAAAATSSSANDRYADRPPVVVSPDLSAPWVLQLGHAPGIVRPNRQEMQKPQRRYQRQAQPARLHTAAVQAPAKKRMIARPQIDPIYLPQEVAYDGPHKPGTVVIDTRENFLYLVENNGKARRYGVGTGKPGFEWAGKHKITQKKVWPEWRPPAEMITREAAKGRYLPTYVAGGVENPLGARALYLGSTLYRIHGTNQPWTIGGAVSSGCIRMRNEDVVDLYERVNVGTTVVVI from the coding sequence ATGAAGAGATTTTTGTTCCCGCTGCTCGGCGCCGCGGCCGTACTGGCCGCTGCCGCTACATCCTCCAGCGCCAATGACCGTTATGCCGACCGGCCGCCGGTGGTGGTGAGCCCCGACCTTTCGGCGCCTTGGGTGCTGCAGCTTGGCCACGCCCCGGGCATCGTCCGGCCGAACCGGCAAGAGATGCAAAAGCCGCAGCGCCGTTATCAGCGGCAGGCGCAACCCGCCCGACTGCACACGGCGGCGGTGCAGGCGCCGGCCAAGAAGCGCATGATTGCGCGCCCGCAGATCGACCCGATCTACCTGCCGCAGGAAGTTGCCTATGACGGCCCGCACAAACCGGGCACGGTCGTCATCGATACGAGGGAGAATTTTCTTTATCTGGTTGAGAACAACGGCAAGGCGCGGCGCTATGGCGTCGGCACCGGCAAGCCGGGCTTCGAATGGGCCGGCAAGCACAAGATCACGCAGAAGAAGGTCTGGCCCGAATGGCGACCGCCGGCGGAGATGATCACGCGCGAGGCCGCCAAGGGCCGCTATTTGCCGACCTATGTCGCCGGCGGCGTCGAGAACCCGCTCGGCGCGCGCGCGCTTTATCTCGGCTCGACGCTCTACCGCATCCACGGCACCAACCAGCCCTGGACGATCGGCGGCGCCGTGTCGTCGGGCTGCATCCGCATGCGCAACGAAGATGTTGTCGACCTCTATGAACGAGTCAATGTCGGCACGACGGTCGTGGTGATATAA
- a CDS encoding bifunctional 5,10-methylenetetrahydrofolate dehydrogenase/5,10-methenyltetrahydrofolate cyclohydrolase, with product MSLSDDSRYLRGGPVAQRIIASVREDAAIATAEGFPPKLVSITVGDTAAVDVYVRNQRAKADLAGIGFEERRFAADITSGELEAAIHGLNADPRVTGIIIQRPVPVHIPIRTLQAAVHPLKDVEGMHPASIGNIVYNQLDLAPCTAAASVELLRETGLDLKGLEVVIVGHSEIVGKPIAFLLMSEGATVTVCHHMTRSVAAHARRADALFVAVGKPRLIKADMVKPGAAVIDIGINSETGPDGESRIVGDVDTESVRHVASWITPVPGGVGPITVAILLRNTMVALSRQRALYQATYGVVDKLAAE from the coding sequence ATGTCCCTGTCCGACGACAGCCGCTATCTCAGGGGCGGCCCGGTCGCCCAGCGCATCATCGCTTCCGTGCGCGAGGATGCGGCGATCGCCACCGCCGAAGGTTTTCCGCCCAAACTGGTGTCGATCACCGTCGGCGACACCGCCGCGGTCGATGTCTATGTGCGCAACCAGCGTGCCAAGGCGGACCTGGCCGGCATCGGCTTCGAGGAGAGGCGGTTTGCCGCCGACATCACATCAGGCGAACTCGAAGCGGCGATCCATGGCCTGAATGCCGACCCGCGCGTCACCGGCATCATCATCCAGCGGCCGGTGCCGGTGCATATCCCGATCAGGACGCTTCAGGCGGCGGTGCATCCGCTCAAGGATGTCGAGGGCATGCACCCGGCCTCGATCGGCAACATCGTCTACAACCAGCTCGACCTTGCGCCCTGCACGGCGGCCGCCTCGGTCGAACTGCTCAGGGAAACCGGGCTCGACCTCAAGGGGCTCGAGGTCGTCATCGTCGGCCATTCAGAGATCGTCGGCAAGCCGATCGCCTTCCTGCTGATGAGCGAGGGCGCGACGGTGACGGTCTGCCACCACATGACGCGTTCGGTGGCGGCGCACGCGCGGCGCGCCGATGCGCTGTTCGTCGCGGTCGGCAAGCCGCGGCTGATCAAGGCCGACATGGTCAAGCCCGGTGCGGCCGTCATCGACATCGGCATCAATTCGGAAACCGGCCCTGACGGGGAAAGCCGCATCGTCGGCGACGTCGATACCGAGAGCGTCAGGCATGTCGCGTCCTGGATCACGCCGGTGCCGGGCGGCGTCGGGCCCATCACCGTGGCGATCCTGCTGCGCAACACGATGGTGGCGCTGAGCCGCCAGCGCGCGCTCTACCAGGCGACCTACGGCGTGGTGGATAAGCTCGCGGCGGAATAG
- the hisS gene encoding histidine--tRNA ligase: MADKSEKMKARLPRGFVDRGADDIRAVEKMMATIRSVYELYGFEPVDQPLIEYTDALGKFLPDQDRPNEGVFSFQDDDDQWLSLRYDLTAPMARFVAENYERLPKPYRSYRSGWVFRNEKPGPGRFRQFMQFDADTVGTPGVAADAEMAMMMADVMEALGIKRGDYVIRVNNRKVLDGVLEAIGLGGDENAGRRLQVLRTIDKLDKFGPEGVRLLLGPGRWDGGKEGEGDFTKGVALTKSQADRVLLLSSPNESDAMQSLHMMWGAVAGSDRGTEGVQELDEIGSMIAAAGYDDGRVKIDPSVVRGLEYYTGPVYEAELLAEIPNEEGKIVRFGSVGGGGRYDGLVSRFRGEPVPATGFSIGVSRLMTALKNLGKLDTSDVIAPVVVLTMDKDTESLGRYQKMVAELRAAGIRSEMYLGGAGMKAQLKYADRRGSPVAIIQGDDERAKGELQIKDLIEGARMSAEIVDNAEWRAARPAQVTVAEGELVAEVRKILAAQAEERARGK, from the coding sequence ATGGCTGACAAATCGGAAAAGATGAAAGCGCGGCTGCCGCGCGGGTTTGTCGACCGCGGCGCCGACGACATCCGCGCCGTCGAGAAGATGATGGCGACGATCCGTTCGGTCTACGAGCTTTACGGCTTCGAGCCGGTCGACCAGCCGCTGATCGAATACACCGATGCGCTGGGCAAATTCCTGCCCGACCAGGACCGGCCGAACGAAGGCGTGTTCTCGTTCCAGGACGATGACGACCAGTGGCTGTCGCTGCGCTACGACCTGACCGCGCCGATGGCCCGCTTCGTCGCCGAGAATTACGAGCGCCTGCCGAAGCCCTATCGCAGCTACCGTTCCGGCTGGGTGTTCCGCAACGAGAAGCCAGGCCCCGGCCGCTTCCGCCAGTTCATGCAGTTCGACGCCGACACGGTGGGAACGCCGGGCGTCGCTGCCGACGCCGAAATGGCGATGATGATGGCCGACGTGATGGAGGCGCTCGGCATCAAGCGCGGCGACTACGTGATCAGGGTCAACAATCGCAAGGTGCTGGACGGCGTGTTGGAGGCGATCGGCCTTGGCGGCGACGAGAATGCCGGGCGCCGGCTGCAAGTGCTGAGGACGATCGACAAGCTCGACAAGTTTGGCCCGGAGGGTGTGCGGCTACTGCTCGGCCCGGGTCGCTGGGACGGTGGCAAGGAAGGTGAAGGCGATTTTACGAAGGGTGTAGCGCTCACCAAGTCACAAGCTGATCGCGTTTTACTTTTGTCCAGTCCTAACGAGAGTGATGCGATGCAAAGTCTTCACATGATGTGGGGAGCAGTCGCAGGTTCGGACCGAGGTACGGAGGGCGTTCAAGAACTCGACGAGATCGGCAGCATGATTGCCGCTGCTGGTTACGATGATGGCCGTGTTAAGATCGACCCTTCCGTCGTCCGCGGCCTCGAATATTACACCGGCCCGGTCTACGAAGCCGAACTCCTGGCCGAGATCCCCAACGAAGAGGGAAAAATCGTGCGCTTCGGCTCGGTCGGCGGCGGCGGGCGTTATGACGGCCTCGTCTCGCGCTTTCGCGGCGAGCCGGTGCCGGCGACCGGCTTTTCCATCGGCGTCTCCAGGCTGATGACGGCGCTGAAGAACCTCGGCAAGCTCGACACGTCGGATGTCATTGCGCCGGTCGTCGTGCTCACCATGGACAAGGACACCGAAAGCCTCGGCCGCTACCAGAAGATGGTGGCCGAGCTGCGCGCCGCCGGCATCCGCTCCGAAATGTATCTCGGCGGCGCCGGCATGAAGGCGCAGCTCAAATATGCCGACCGCCGCGGCAGCCCGGTCGCCATCATCCAGGGCGACGACGAGCGCGCCAAGGGCGAGCTGCAGATCAAGGACCTGATCGAGGGCGCCCGCATGTCGGCCGAGATCGTCGACAACGCCGAATGGCGCGCCGCGCGCCCGGCGCAGGTGACGGTGGCGGAGGGTGAGCTGGTCGCTGAGGTGAGGAAGATACTCGCGGCGCAGGCGGAGGAACGGGCGCGTGGCAAGTAG
- a CDS encoding DUF4870 domain-containing protein produces MSDINPGPTDSGKPAPRQTDRWLEPGSTNALVIYILYLASLVIGVTAIVGIVLAYINRGKSGGFVESHYTFLIRTFWIGLLYALISVVLMMVAIGVVLMFAVAVWFIARCILGLQALQRGEPVKDPESWFLGL; encoded by the coding sequence ATGAGCGACATCAATCCAGGCCCGACCGATTCCGGCAAACCCGCACCGCGCCAGACCGACCGCTGGCTGGAACCAGGTTCGACCAACGCACTGGTCATCTACATCCTTTATCTCGCCAGCCTCGTCATCGGCGTCACCGCTATTGTCGGCATCGTTCTGGCCTATATCAACCGCGGCAAATCAGGTGGCTTCGTCGAGAGCCACTACACATTCCTGATCCGCACCTTCTGGATCGGCCTGCTTTATGCACTGATCTCGGTTGTGCTGATGATGGTGGCGATAGGCGTCGTGCTGATGTTCGCCGTCGCCGTCTGGTTCATCGCCCGCTGCATTCTCGGCCTGCAGGCGCTGCAGCGCGGCGAGCCGGTCAAAGACCCGGAAAGCTGGTTCCTCGGACTTTAG
- the glcF gene encoding glycolate oxidase subunit GlcF, with amino-acid sequence MQTNFSLAQLADPHVAESETILRKCVHCGFCTATCPTYVTLGNELDSPRGRIYLIKDMLENGRPADKEIVTHIDRCLSCLACMTTCPSGVNYMHLVDHARAHIEETYKRPLPDRLTRAMLAVVLPYPSRFRAALKLARLGQPFAGLFEKVPALKPLGAMLRLAPASVPTASPMASPGIHAAQGTRKIGRVAILTGCAQSVLDPGINDTTIALLTRLGVEVVVPEGEACCGALVHHMGREDAALASARRNVDAWTRAIGEGGLDAIVITASGCGTTIKDYGFMLRLDPAYADKAARVSALAKDVTEYLASLDLPEPVRKPGTVVAYHSACSMQHGQRITRQPKELLAKAGFVVREPREGHLCCGSAGTYNILQSEISARLRDRKVRNIEATGAEIVATGNIGCITQIASAAKMPVVHTIKLLDWAYGGEPPRMS; translated from the coding sequence GTGCAGACCAATTTTTCGCTTGCCCAGCTTGCCGATCCGCATGTCGCGGAATCGGAGACGATCCTGCGCAAATGCGTGCATTGCGGCTTCTGCACGGCCACCTGCCCGACCTATGTGACGCTCGGCAACGAGCTGGATTCGCCGCGTGGGCGGATCTACCTGATCAAGGACATGCTGGAGAACGGCCGTCCCGCCGACAAGGAGATCGTCACCCATATCGACCGTTGCCTGTCCTGCCTCGCCTGCATGACCACCTGCCCGTCCGGCGTCAACTACATGCATCTGGTCGACCATGCCCGCGCCCATATCGAGGAGACCTACAAGCGCCCGCTGCCCGATCGGCTGACGCGCGCCATGCTGGCCGTCGTCCTGCCTTACCCCTCGCGTTTTCGCGCCGCGCTTAAGCTGGCGAGGCTCGGCCAGCCATTCGCCGGCCTGTTCGAAAAGGTCCCGGCGCTGAAGCCGCTGGGCGCGATGCTCAGGCTTGCTCCGGCTTCGGTTCCCACGGCGTCGCCAATGGCTTCGCCGGGCATCCATGCCGCGCAGGGCACGAGAAAAATCGGCCGCGTTGCCATCCTCACCGGCTGCGCGCAATCCGTGCTTGATCCCGGCATAAACGACACGACGATCGCGCTGCTGACGCGGCTCGGCGTCGAGGTCGTGGTGCCCGAGGGCGAGGCCTGCTGCGGCGCGCTGGTGCATCACATGGGCAGGGAAGACGCCGCACTTGCCTCGGCGAGGCGCAATGTCGATGCCTGGACGCGGGCCATCGGAGAAGGCGGACTGGACGCCATCGTCATCACCGCGTCGGGCTGCGGCACCACCATCAAGGATTACGGCTTCATGCTGCGCCTCGATCCGGCCTATGCCGACAAGGCGGCGCGCGTCTCGGCGCTAGCCAAGGACGTCACCGAATACCTGGCAAGCCTCGACCTGCCCGAGCCGGTACGCAAGCCCGGCACGGTCGTCGCTTATCACTCCGCCTGCTCGATGCAGCACGGCCAGAGGATCACCCGCCAGCCCAAGGAGCTTCTGGCCAAGGCCGGCTTCGTCGTGCGCGAGCCGCGCGAGGGGCATCTGTGCTGCGGCTCGGCTGGCACCTACAACATCCTGCAATCCGAGATTTCGGCTCGGCTGCGCGACCGCAAGGTCAGGAATATCGAGGCGACCGGTGCTGAAATCGTCGCCACCGGCAATATCGGTTGCATCACCCAGATCGCTTCCGCCGCGAAGATGCCGGTGGTGCACACGATAAAACTGCTCGACTGGGCCTATGGCGGCGAACCACCAAGAATGAGTTGA
- the hisG gene encoding ATP phosphoribosyltransferase, whose protein sequence is MITLAIPSKGRLKEQALEVLASAGLAVSLPGDERKYRARIEGVDTVEVAFLSASEIAGEIGQGSVDLGITGEDLLRESLADWEARAEIVAHLGFGNADVVVAVPDIWLDVDTMADLDDVAADFRQRHGRRLRIATKYWRLTQQFFSQKHGIQVYRIVESLGATEGAPAAGLADVIVDITTSGSTLRANHLKVLADGVILRSQACLVASRKTRAAADEAFLRDIAAKMASVKR, encoded by the coding sequence ATGATCACGCTGGCGATCCCGTCGAAAGGCCGGCTCAAGGAGCAGGCGCTGGAGGTGCTGGCGAGCGCCGGGCTTGCCGTCAGCCTGCCCGGCGACGAGCGCAAATACCGTGCCCGCATCGAAGGCGTGGATACCGTCGAGGTGGCATTCCTGTCGGCGTCCGAGATCGCTGGCGAGATCGGCCAGGGCTCGGTCGATCTCGGCATCACCGGCGAGGATCTGCTGCGCGAAAGCCTCGCAGACTGGGAGGCGCGCGCGGAGATCGTCGCCCACCTTGGCTTCGGCAATGCCGATGTCGTGGTGGCGGTGCCCGACATCTGGCTCGATGTCGATACCATGGCCGATCTCGACGATGTCGCCGCCGACTTCCGTCAGCGCCACGGCAGGCGGCTCAGGATCGCCACCAAATACTGGCGGCTGACCCAGCAGTTCTTTTCGCAAAAGCACGGCATCCAGGTCTATCGGATCGTCGAGAGCCTGGGCGCCACCGAAGGCGCGCCGGCGGCGGGATTGGCCGATGTCATCGTCGACATCACCACGTCAGGCTCGACGCTGCGCGCCAACCATCTGAAGGTGCTGGCCGACGGCGTCATCCTGCGCTCGCAGGCCTGCCTCGTCGCATCGCGGAAGACGCGCGCGGCAGCCGACGAGGCTTTTTTGCGCGACATCGCGGCGAAGATGGCATCGGTGAAGAGATAG
- a CDS encoding DNA-3-methyladenine glycosylase I, which translates to MHEKTGLLAGPDGIARCFWHGNLPDYLHYHDHEWGRPVTDDRRLFEKICLEGFQSGLSWLTILRKRENFREAFAGFDVDKIAAFTDEDVERLLGNAGIIRHRGKIVSTINNAKRARELADEAGSLAAWFWTFEPGPDERPEIVDLAHLRANPTTAVSVRISKELKKRGWSFVGPTTVYAFMQAMGLVNDHLEGCVCREQVEAERKAFKRPT; encoded by the coding sequence ATGCATGAAAAAACAGGCCTGCTCGCCGGCCCCGATGGTATCGCGCGCTGCTTCTGGCACGGCAACCTACCGGATTATTTGCACTACCACGATCACGAATGGGGCCGGCCGGTCACCGACGACCGCAGGCTGTTCGAAAAAATCTGTCTCGAAGGCTTTCAGTCGGGCCTGTCCTGGCTGACGATACTGCGCAAGCGCGAGAATTTCCGCGAGGCCTTCGCCGGCTTCGATGTCGACAAGATCGCCGCCTTCACCGACGAGGATGTCGAGCGTCTGCTCGGCAATGCCGGCATCATCCGCCACCGCGGCAAGATCGTCTCGACCATCAACAACGCCAAGCGCGCCCGCGAACTGGCCGACGAGGCCGGCTCGCTGGCGGCCTGGTTCTGGACGTTCGAACCCGGCCCCGACGAACGGCCCGAAATCGTCGATCTCGCCCATCTGCGCGCCAACCCGACGACGGCGGTCTCGGTCCGCATTTCGAAGGAATTGAAGAAGCGTGGCTGGAGCTTTGTCGGCCCGACCACCGTCTACGCCTTCATGCAGGCCATGGGGCTGGTCAACGACCATCTCGAAGGCTGCGTCTGCCGCGAGCAGGTGGAGGCGGAGAGGAAGGCCTTCAAGCGGCCGACATAG
- a CDS encoding ATP phosphoribosyltransferase regulatory subunit: MTSRYPAIASDIAKLFAARNTHEVEVAVLQPADPFLDMAGEDLRRRIFLTESETGQTLCLRPEFTIPVCLDHIASQAGTPRRYSYLGEVFRQRREGGNEFFQAGIEDLGDRDTAQADARSLVDAHALLSLALPGQALAVTLGDQTIFEAVLAALGLPRGWRMRLARAFGSAAMLEAALADLANPPRNGQLSGPVAALVLDGDLEGLSSHIVGGMEQAGLSASAGRSPSDIARRLIEKAELRSVRLSNEAFSALKDFLAIHVPLNSAAQALETFATDAGLSLGAALDNFSARAKAIEAHGLPVEKIRYDAAFGRPLDYYTGLVFEIAAQDSDRPLAGGGRYDRLLTLLGAKTPIPGVGFSVWLDRIEALREKAR, translated from the coding sequence GTGACCTCCCGCTACCCCGCCATCGCATCGGACATCGCCAAGCTCTTCGCCGCGCGAAACACGCATGAGGTTGAAGTCGCGGTGCTGCAGCCTGCCGACCCGTTCCTCGACATGGCGGGAGAGGATCTGCGCCGGCGTATTTTCCTCACCGAAAGCGAGACCGGCCAGACGCTGTGTCTCAGGCCGGAATTCACCATTCCGGTCTGTCTCGACCACATCGCCAGCCAGGCCGGCACGCCGCGCCGCTATTCCTATCTCGGCGAGGTGTTTCGCCAGCGCCGCGAGGGCGGCAATGAATTCTTCCAGGCCGGCATCGAGGATCTCGGCGACCGCGACACCGCGCAGGCCGACGCCCGTTCGCTGGTCGATGCGCACGCGCTGCTTTCGCTGGCGCTGCCGGGCCAGGCACTAGCAGTTACGCTCGGCGACCAGACCATTTTCGAGGCGGTGCTGGCAGCTCTTGGGCTGCCGCGCGGCTGGCGCATGCGGCTGGCCCGTGCCTTCGGTTCGGCGGCGATGCTGGAGGCAGCCCTTGCCGACCTCGCCAATCCGCCGCGCAACGGCCAGCTCTCCGGCCCGGTCGCCGCCCTCGTCCTCGACGGCGATCTGGAAGGGCTTTCGTCGCACATCGTCGGCGGCATGGAGCAGGCGGGCCTCTCGGCATCGGCCGGGCGCTCGCCGTCCGACATCGCGCGGCGGCTGATCGAGAAGGCCGAGCTGCGCAGCGTGCGGCTGTCGAACGAGGCGTTCTCGGCGCTAAAAGATTTTCTGGCTATCCACGTGCCGCTTAACAGTGCGGCACAGGCGCTCGAAACCTTCGCGACCGACGCCGGCCTTTCGCTGGGCGCGGCGCTGGACAATTTTTCGGCGCGCGCCAAGGCGATCGAAGCGCATGGCCTGCCAGTCGAAAAAATCCGCTACGACGCGGCGTTCGGCCGTCCGCTCGATTACTACACCGGCCTGGTCTTCGAGATTGCGGCGCAAGACAGCGACCGGCCGCTGGCCGGCGGCGGCCGTTACGACCGGCTGCTGACGCTGCTCGGTGCCAAAACGCCGATCCCCGGTGTCGGCTTTTCCGTCTGGCTCGACCGCATCGAGGCGTTGCGGGAGAAGGCGCGATGA
- a CDS encoding AMP-binding protein, translating into MPINLDELKNATNLRGPRKDGTFVAPVDGKAHVSGERTVPLLQQTIPALLSDTVSKYGTLDAAVFVDQDKRFTWSELYDTVDALAAGFLALGLEKGDRVGIWSPNRWEWLVTQFATARIGLILVNINPAYRLTELDYALNKVDCKALVTAARFKTSDYLGMIETLAPEIATATPGKLEAKKLPALKIVIRMGEENSPGMFNFADVLAMAGRDEHDSLDRISEGLKPDDAINIQFTSGTTGAPKGATLTHNNIVNNGNFVTSAIRLTVDDRLCIPVPLYHCFGMSMGTIGCVTKGATMVFPGEGFDAGATLKAAAGERCTGLYGVPTMFVGLLDHPDFQSFDLTSLRTGIMAGSPCPIEVMKKVVSLMHMEEVTIAYGMTETSPVSFQSSVDDPLEKRVSTVGRVHPHVEVKAIDADGATVAVGAPGELCTRGYSVMKGYWDDEEKTSEAIDADGWMHTGDLATIDAEGYCNIVGRVKDMVIRGGENVYPREVEEFLYRHPKVREVQVFGIPDPKYGEELCAWVVLKPGQIATEQEIKAFCKDQIAHYKIPRHIRFRSELPMTVTGKPQKFLMREAMVEELGLVAAKTA; encoded by the coding sequence ATGCCGATCAATCTCGACGAGTTGAAGAACGCCACCAACCTGCGCGGCCCGCGCAAGGACGGCACCTTCGTCGCGCCGGTCGACGGCAAGGCGCATGTATCGGGCGAGCGCACCGTGCCGCTGCTGCAGCAGACGATCCCGGCGCTGCTTTCCGATACGGTCAGCAAATACGGCACGCTCGATGCCGCCGTCTTCGTCGACCAGGACAAGCGCTTCACCTGGAGCGAGCTGTACGACACCGTCGATGCGCTGGCCGCCGGTTTCCTGGCGCTCGGCCTGGAAAAGGGCGACCGCGTCGGCATCTGGTCGCCCAACCGCTGGGAGTGGCTGGTGACGCAATTCGCCACCGCGCGCATCGGCCTGATCCTGGTCAACATCAACCCGGCCTACCGACTGACCGAGCTGGACTACGCGCTGAACAAGGTCGACTGTAAGGCGCTGGTCACGGCGGCCAGGTTCAAAACCTCCGACTATCTCGGCATGATCGAAACGCTGGCGCCGGAGATCGCGACGGCGACGCCGGGCAAGCTCGAGGCGAAAAAATTGCCGGCGCTGAAGATCGTTATCCGCATGGGCGAGGAGAATTCGCCCGGCATGTTCAATTTCGCCGACGTGCTGGCGATGGCAGGACGCGACGAGCATGACAGCCTCGACCGCATCTCCGAGGGGCTGAAGCCCGACGACGCCATCAACATCCAGTTCACCTCAGGCACGACAGGCGCCCCCAAGGGCGCGACGCTGACCCACAACAACATCGTCAACAACGGCAATTTCGTCACCTCGGCGATCAGGCTCACCGTCGACGACCGGCTGTGCATCCCGGTGCCGCTCTATCACTGCTTCGGCATGTCGATGGGCACGATCGGCTGCGTCACCAAGGGCGCCACCATGGTTTTCCCGGGGGAGGGCTTCGATGCCGGCGCCACGCTGAAAGCGGCGGCGGGCGAGCGCTGCACCGGCCTCTACGGCGTGCCGACCATGTTCGTCGGCCTGCTCGATCATCCCGATTTTCAGTCCTTCGATCTTACCAGCCTGCGCACCGGCATCATGGCCGGCTCGCCGTGCCCCATCGAAGTGATGAAGAAGGTGGTGTCGCTGATGCACATGGAAGAGGTGACCATCGCCTATGGCATGACCGAGACCAGCCCGGTGTCGTTCCAGAGCAGCGTCGACGATCCGCTGGAAAAGCGCGTCTCGACGGTCGGGCGCGTCCATCCCCATGTCGAGGTCAAGGCGATCGATGCCGACGGCGCCACCGTTGCGGTCGGCGCGCCGGGCGAGCTCTGCACGCGCGGCTATTCCGTGATGAAAGGCTATTGGGACGACGAGGAAAAGACCAGCGAGGCGATCGACGCCGACGGTTGGATGCACACTGGCGACCTCGCCACCATCGATGCCGAGGGCTATTGCAACATCGTCGGCCGGGTCAAGGACATGGTCATCCGCGGCGGCGAGAACGTCTATCCGCGCGAGGTCGAGGAGTTCCTCTATCGTCATCCCAAAGTCAGGGAAGTGCAGGTGTTCGGTATTCCTGACCCGAAATACGGCGAGGAGCTTTGCGCCTGGGTCGTGCTGAAGCCCGGCCAGATCGCCACCGAGCAGGAAATCAAGGCCTTCTGTAAGGACCAGATCGCCCACTACAAGATCCCGCGCCACATCCGCTTCCGCAGCGAACTGCCGATGACGGTGACAGGCAAGCCGCAGAAGTTTTTGATGCGCGAGGCGATGGTCGAGGAGCTGGGGCTGGTGGCGGCGAAGACGGCGTGA
- a CDS encoding calcium:proton antiporter, which yields MSGFARSAVSYAMPLAALVTAIAVRASGLSVDQDSLNIRIVIGALSSAIMFTTIFVVLDHAEAVARRVGEPYGTLVLTIAVTAIEVSIIVSMMLHGENNPTLARESVFSTVMITSTGVVGTCLTLGGWRHRKQTIVRQGTSAYLAVLIALTVMTLILPTYTRATDPGTFSAAQLGFVSALSVLLYTGFLFAQTVRHRDDFLEAHGASTRAAPHESISASALLLVIGLIGIVMLAEQVAASVEDALIAYQVTQADAIVGALIAGLVLMPESVSAVRAALNNELQRGLNVAMGSACATIGLTIPAVAAASLLTGRGLTLGLPASDTVLLVLALFISSVSFSNERTTFLTGLVHLVVFFTYVFLIFVP from the coding sequence ATGAGTGGTTTCGCAAGATCGGCGGTTTCTTATGCGATGCCGCTGGCCGCCCTGGTTACGGCCATCGCGGTCAGGGCCAGCGGGCTCTCGGTAGACCAAGATTCCCTCAACATCAGGATCGTTATCGGAGCGCTTTCGAGCGCTATCATGTTCACCACCATCTTTGTGGTGCTCGACCACGCCGAGGCGGTGGCTCGGCGTGTAGGGGAGCCCTACGGCACGTTGGTGCTGACCATTGCCGTGACGGCCATCGAAGTATCGATCATCGTTTCCATGATGCTGCATGGAGAGAACAACCCCACGCTTGCACGCGAGTCCGTCTTCTCGACGGTGATGATCACATCCACCGGGGTTGTCGGCACGTGTCTCACGCTTGGCGGCTGGCGTCATCGCAAGCAGACAATCGTTCGACAAGGGACCAGCGCCTATTTGGCGGTCCTGATCGCGCTGACCGTCATGACGCTTATTCTGCCGACCTATACGCGAGCTACGGATCCTGGCACATTTTCGGCGGCTCAACTTGGTTTTGTGAGCGCACTTTCAGTGCTGCTCTATACGGGTTTCCTGTTCGCGCAGACGGTCCGGCACCGGGACGATTTCCTCGAAGCGCACGGCGCTTCGACGCGGGCTGCCCCTCATGAGAGCATCTCGGCGAGCGCCCTGCTCTTGGTAATCGGACTGATCGGAATTGTCATGCTCGCCGAGCAAGTCGCCGCCAGCGTTGAAGATGCGCTCATTGCTTACCAGGTGACCCAGGCCGATGCCATTGTTGGGGCATTGATCGCGGGCCTGGTCCTGATGCCGGAATCCGTTTCAGCGGTTCGTGCCGCACTCAACAACGAGCTGCAGCGCGGTTTGAATGTCGCGATGGGTTCGGCTTGCGCGACAATCGGTTTGACGATACCGGCAGTCGCGGCCGCGAGCCTGCTGACGGGAAGGGGCCTAACCCTCGGGCTCCCTGCTTCTGACACCGTACTTTTGGTCTTGGCGCTTTTCATAAGCAGTGTCAGCTTCAGCAACGAAAGAACGACGTTCCTGACCGGTCTGGTCCACCTGGTAGTCTTTTTTACCTACGTATTTCTGATCTTTGTTCCGTGA